In a single window of the Manis pentadactyla isolate mManPen7 chromosome 14, mManPen7.hap1, whole genome shotgun sequence genome:
- the LOC118923243 gene encoding LOW QUALITY PROTEIN: putative taste receptor type 2 member 33 (The sequence of the model RefSeq protein was modified relative to this genomic sequence to represent the inferred CDS: deleted 2 bases in 1 codon), whose product LETIISILVVVVFVLGNLANGLIVLANCNDWVKRLKISSVDRILTALAVSRISLLWVIVINWYTAMFNPALYCSEVRITVSIAWAVSNHFSIWLATSLSIFYLLKIANFSGLIFLYVKGRVNSVLLGILLGPLVFLFSLIALASLDDKMPPNECEGNMTWKTKVRDIVHLSNMSILTLANAILFAMSLASFLLLIFSLWKHVKKMKLHGKRSQDTSMQVHLRAMQTVISFLLLFASYFLSLILTAWSSNRKQNKLFFLLCDALELVYPSSHSFILIWGNQKLKQAFLLVLWQVNSWLKEWIPSTA is encoded by the exons CTAGAGACCATTATTTCCATCCTAGTAGTGGTAGTATTTGTTCTGGGAAATCTTGCCAATGGCCTCATAGTTCTGGCAAACTGCAATGACTGGGTCAAGAGACTAAAGATCTCCTCAGTGGATCGAATTCTTACTGCTCTGGCTGTCTCCAGGATCAGTTTGCTCTGGGTAATAGTAATAAATTGGTATACAGCTATGTTTAATCCAGCTTTATATTGTTCAGAAGTAAGAATTACTGTGTCTATTGCTTGGGCAGTAAGCAACCATTTCAGCATCTGGCTTGCTACCAGCCTCAGCATATTTTATTTGCTCAAGATAGCCAATTTCTCCGGCCTGATATTTCTTTACGTCAAGGGGAGAGTTAACAGTGTACTTCTTGGAATACTGTTGGGGCCtttggtctttttgttttctcttattgCATTGGCCAGCCTAGATGATAAAATGCCGCCTAATGAATGTGAAGGAAACATGACTTGGAAGACAAAAGTGAGGGACATTGTGCACCTTTCAAATATGAGTATACTCACACTGGCAAACGCCATTCTCTTTGCTATGTCCCTGGCATCTTTTCTACTGTTAATCTTTTCTCTGTGGAAACATGTCAAGAAGATGAAGCTCCATGGTAAAAGATCCCAAGACACCAGCATGCAG GTCCACCTGAGAGCCATGCAGACTGTGATCTCCTTCCTCTTGCTATTTGCCAGTTACTTCTTGAGTCTAATCCTCACAGCTTGGAGTTCAAATAGGAAGCAGAACAAGCTGTTCTTCCTGCTTTGTGATGCTCTTGAATTGGTCTATCCTTCAAGCCACTCATTTATTCTGATTTGGGGAAACCAGAAGCTAAAACAGGCCTTTCTGCTGGTGTTATGGCAGGTGAACTCCTGGCTCAAAGAATGGATACCTTCAACTGCATAG